CCTCCAGCCAGCTCAGCGCGTCGACCCCGTTGGCGACACGCTGCGCCTGACAGGTCGGTCCTGGCGCGCTGCCGCGACGCAGCCGCGCCTGCAGCCCACGGCAGATCATTTCGGCGATGTGCTCGTTGTCGTCGGCCACGAGGATCTGCGGGGTGCGCGCCCCGAAGAGGCGCTCGTCGCGCGCGGCGAGACGCGGCACCAGCTCGGCCAGCATCATCCAGCCGCCCTCGGGCTGACGACTGAACTCGACGCCAAAGGCCTGCTCGCCGTCGACCGGGGGCTGAGCCCACTGCACGACGCCTTCGAGCGCGATCGGCTGCAGCAAGCGCGGAAACGACACGGCGAGGCGCAGCTCATCGCCGACGGCGACATCACGGCGCGTGCGAATCATCGTCCCGCCGTGGCGGATGTTGTCCTCGTAGTCCTGCAGGAAGCCGTCAAGCGTCGGGTACTCGACCTTGAGCGCGAGCGCCGTGCGTGGTCGATCTCGCTGCTCGCCCGCCTCGCTATCCACCATCGCGCCGATTCACCACATCAGGTTCTAGTCAGTCAGGTTTTAGTTAGTCAGGCGTCCGTTAGTCAGATCACGATGCTATCGCCGGGTACAGCCGAAGGCAAGGTCAGCGTGAAGAGCGCGCCCTGTCGGCGCGCGCTGCTGACCTCGATCGTTCCACCGTGGTCCTCGACGATCTGGCGCGTGAGCGCCAACCCAAGCCCCGTTCCCCCCTGCTTCGTGGTGAAGAAGGGCTCGAAGACGCGCGGCAGATCGCCGGGGCCGATGCCCGGTCCGTCATCGCCGATCGCCACCTCGACGCGACTGCCCAGCGACCGCGTGCTCACGCGGAGCTCGCCGCCGCGACCCGCCAGCGCCTCGGCCCCGTTGCGCAGCAGATTGAGCAGCGCCTGACGGAGTTGGCTCTCGTCGACGGCCGCCGGCGGCAGGGTCTCGGCAAGCTCGAGCGTGCAAACGATGCCTTGCTGCCGCAGCTCCGCACCGACGAACTCGACCAGGGTGCGGACCAGTACGTTGAGGTC
This genomic stretch from Pseudomonadota bacterium harbors:
- a CDS encoding response regulator — its product is MVDSEAGEQRDRPRTALALKVEYPTLDGFLQDYEDNIRHGGTMIRTRRDVAVGDELRLAVSFPRLLQPIALEGVVQWAQPPVDGEQAFGVEFSRQPEGGWMMLAELVPRLAARDERLFGARTPQILVADDNEHIAEMICRGLQARLRRGSAPGPTCQAQRVANGVDALSWLEAQDCDLLLVDVMLPLIDGVELVGRVRADPRWQRLPIVAFSASLEADLAQRVIDAGADAFIAKPFRLADLLDTVDRLLES